TTCAGTAGCCAATGACAATGACCCgttcaaactgatttttaacGCATATTTCACGCATATTTAACGCGTACTTCACGCGTGAAATACACGTCAAATACACGTATAACGCGTTGATTTTTCACGCGTATTTAACACGTGAAATACGCGTGAAAAACGCGTGAAATACACGTATTTAACGTGTTGTTGACGTGTTAAAATTCACGTGTATTTGGCCCTTTTGGCCTTCCATACGTTTAAAGACATTTGGCCCCGTTCGCGTTCCATATTAACGCGTAAATGACGTGTTAAGACGTAATTACGTGTTAACGCGTCAGTTTCACACGTTTTGGCCCTTTTGGCCTTCCATACTAATCGGAACTCCGCACTCTCCTCCTTCCTGTACACGTCGCTCTACGAATACTGTGACGTATGCATTAGCCGGGCAACCACTGGAATATAGCATCGAGTTAAACCATGGAGACTCTCTTCAGCCTACCGTTTGCTGTACTTGAATGCCCGaatatcaaacttaaaaaaccaTCATGGCTACATATGCCTTCTGCAATGACCGTATATGCCGTCGTGATTGTTTCATATTTTCTCATCACCGGTGGTAAGAGTCTCAAAGCCATCTCAGGCTAAACTAGCTTTAAGCTACTAACCCTTATCCTGTTGTCTGTGCAGATAGCAGCACAACCGTTTATTTACAAGTCATATTTGTTGTGACGTTGTGTATTAAACCTTGTGTGAATATGAAGATGCATGCTTCGTGCTTTGTGAAATAATCTTGCGACTTAGTCTGATTTCTCTGACAATGCTGTTAGCATTCATACATCTCAAATTATATCGTACACGTAGACAGAATGATTTGCTCTTCTGTTCCTTTATTACAGATATGAACAAGAATGAATTATTTTGCtaaatagttaaataaattGCGACATTACTCTGTCTCCAAATGACTAAACAAAGCTGTGATCATGCTGCTATAATCTTCTGATCTCTTCAGGCATCATATACGATGTGATCGTTGAACCTCCGAGTGTCGGATCAATGACAGATGAACACGGACATCAGCGGCCAGTGGCCTTCCTGGCGTACAGGTAAATGGTTTTCGTTTGATACAGACAGTCAACGTAAAAATCAATATTAGGAATGTGCATCTCCATAACTGAGGCCGATGCGATACGCTTCTCGATGCAGCCAACGATACTATACATTAAAGATACATATGAAGCAGCTTGCGATGCGATACGATTCACCCCATCGATGCAGTGCGATCCGATATTTCGATTCGATTCAATGCAATACGatgcaatacaaaaaaaatatgatgcTATACAGGTCAATATGTAGGGCTCTAAACTTAGTTTCTTctcattctgttttttttttttttttttccaaattaatgttaaaattaaacCATGGATGAAAGATTTTGTGATTACTCATTCAAAAATAAAGTcttgaatattttattataattatttttggtagtagtagtagtaatacattacattataccatacaataataatacaatagtAGTATTAAGTACTACAATAGAAATAGGGCTATATTTTCTCAAATTAAATGGTAAAATGCTCATGAAGTGACTCTcacagcagctctggagatgaagtttGTATTCATGATGTCATATAGTCAGATGAAAACACTGGAAAAAATGCCACAAGTGTCATGATTGCTTCAGTATGTGTAAACATTCGCGCGTCTGCGCCATTCACGCAGAAGATGTAGAAATCATATTCAAATAGTCTTTTTGCAGtgtaatattcacagacactagtccatATCATAGCACCCTGGATATGGTACAGATAGTTTGCTTTTATTTCTTTGGTTCAGACAGTCAGCAAATCATAAATTAACTTAAGTGCCCTCTAACACATGGCCCTTTCACAAACATTGTAATGCAATGTTAATCTATATTCTATATCAAGGGTTCCCAATCTTTTCAGCCCACGACCCCCAAAATAACAATGCCAGTGACTCGCGACCCCCACTATCCTCGGAGATGGTTAAAGTATAGAAACATTGTGCACAATAGCGCATGCGCACACACACTaacgcctgtttcacacatactCTGTTTGcagtttgcttttttttttttctgtgcccaTATGAATGGATTAGAGCGTTCACACTACACGCGGATGCGGTCCAGCAGTGCATTCCAGGAGTGGTGCAGCGATCGTTTCCACGccgagtctatttttgctgcgctgcACAGCGCTAAATTAAAACGATAGCGCATTGttcgcattaaaataaacatgtattgacATGAAAAAACTAGTAATGTCACCATAGATGCATATAAGTCTCTGTTACACAGTTTACACACGGCTTTTTTGCCTCGGGTAAAGCAAGGAAAATGGCACCTTACCAGGCATTTAGGTGAACAAGGAGACATAAACGATAGCACTCGTCTCTTCATGAAGGTGGAAAAACAAAGTTCTTTGAACTGAGGGACAGTAAAAATCTAttactttatataaatataaagtaatgttACGGCCAGCTCGTTTCTAGCCACAACATAAAAAAGGATGACACACCACCTGCAATCaatacaaattaatttattgattttacaaacataataatcacaaaTAACAAAAGTCTAGGGAAAAATAAAGTGTCaaagaaaataacaaaataacaataacaaaatcTTAAAGCTACAAGATATAAGATATAAGAAATGTAttactaaagaaaaaaaaagagagagaaacatcAAGAGCAGCTCCTGGGAGAACCACCCCACCAAGAGAGCTGACTTCAACGATCAACCCTGAGTCCTTATATAGTCTACACCCCTAATCATTAATTATATAGTCTACACCCCTAATcattatcaattaattaatcagAATTGACACAGAACTCCAAAGGTCTGCCACCAACAGGTAAGGAGAATGCTCAGGGTCGTCACAgtaatgaaatgaataaaacgTTTAAATGTAGTGCGTTTAAACGTGACATCTAAGAGAATCGTAATGCTGCCACGCCATGTTCAGTAACAACTtttggatttgaaataaaattaagtaaatgttgtgtttgtgatatACAGCCATGGATTAGTTGCGCACTGCAAACTCGGCATGTGTGAAAGCACAATGGCGCATGTTGCATATTATGTACTGCAAAGGCATGACAGTGGTGCTTCTCCGCTCTCCTCCGCTGGCCTCCCTGTGTTGTCTTTTTTGGTCTATATTAACCAATGtttaatttcaacaaaaataatatccagAGCTTAAAGGCTAAAGAATTACCTATGTGCACATGTCTGAATTTTTAACATTGTGCTGTAAACTGACCTGCTGCAACTAATGCTGTTACTAATATGTTGTTAATCTGTCATAATCACCTCAGGAGTCACGGTTGAGGGGAAGGAAAATCGAAAGGTTGATGGcttttttatttgcatggtttaactactatttttagtattttgttgCAGTTATTGATAAAATATGCCATTTCTAAtcgtttaaaaaaatttttttttttgatttctgGAAATCATCTTGCGACCACTCCCTCGCTGTCTCACGACCCCcactttgggaaccactgttctATGTGACTCTCAGGACATGCCTCGGTTTCCGtaaagggggtcgcacaccaGACGAGAAGCTCAGTGCCGCGCCACGtttttaaaattcgaacgcattgttttctatgagtgtatgCACACATGCGACGCCATTCAGCTGGATTTAAGGCCCGGGTACacttcactttccgcgcccGGACATGTCTCGCACATCTTTCAAAgtatagagacagagcgcatttaggCCATGCCCACACCGGGcgggaaaacaatccaaccatctccattgactttgtattgcgtgaggctgcttctttgtcatttctgacttataacaaaaaaacagaacaatgtctaaaagctgctatgtgacaaggtgtacagaaaacaagctaaaaaacccagaactaagtttttataagctaccGAACCGCAAAAGCCAGCCTTTAAGgagacaaaagtggatacaggcaataAGACGtgaagcatcagcaggaagaatGGGTACATTTTGGGATCCTGACATTCAGTATGCCTCAGAAAGCCTATGTGTGCAGTAAACATTTTGTCACTGTTAAGTCAAATATCACTGTTAagtcaaatattttatatattatatttcctgTCGCTGATTGTTACCCTCCAGTGGGCGTATTTCTCATAGTAATATAACATGTCGTGCTCTGTCTCAATTGCCTGTATCCAATTTTTAGTCCTTAAACGCTTGTTTGAGtcaacagcttataaaaacttatggGTTTTTggttctgggtttttttttttttcttgttttttttttttttttgcttgttttctgtacaccttgtcacatagcagcttttagacattgttctgttttttttttataagtcaGAAATtacaaggaggcagcctcatgcaatacaaagtcaatggagacggttggattgtttccCCCCCCTGGTGggcatggttttcagattatgacgCATGTCGCTCTGTCTCTATACTCAACCATGGATACGTGCGGATGACTGAgttcgacacatgcgcagtacaattttttttttctatactcTTATCAGACATTGTGTCATCAATGGGACATTCGCTGGGCAGGATCGGAGGAGAAAATGTGcatccaccattgcaacatagttcagaagatacaccaagagaacaAGAATCAAAAACAATAGAGAAGGATATGCTTCTAAGTTTACTCATCTTGTTTTTGTATTGCTCTTTTCACACTCTTCGACTGCACACTGTGCTTAGTACTGTGCGCATTACCAactagtggactcttctgtcctgtttgcgcatgcgctgttgcacgtGCACCGTCTGGTCTCAAAATTTGGGCTGCACACGGATGGGGTGTGCAGCAGTATACTTAGGGCTTTATACTTTTGCCTGGCTCCGCGCCACGAgatgttacattgttacaaaatcacattttactgtcTTATGTAAGCTTGTCAGACAGAAAAAGGAATATTGTTGCCCAATGTGTAAAATCTTAACAAGCAACATAGCATaacattaaagctgcaagcagcgttgagagggccctcgcacccgggctcaccgccacccgttggcctcaggaaaacagtgaacagtgggcttcatgcatttaagtgagtgaatacaggagaattatgccaaagtcatttcgaaatgccacacttcctgcggccaacaggtggcgcttttacCGTAAGTGAAttttgccatgttgatgtcttcaggccaggactatcatcgaacacgtgaagtttgaagcagatcggacattgtatgcctgagttacaacaacttcctgtttctttcgtggcgttaatcgcatacattagcactcagccaagtgttgcatgatttaaagtgtttctagcatgtctggtacttcgtggcatgatgaaatgtgaatctggtagtgaattacagtataaagcatgccacttcctgttgccagcaggtggcgctatgacaaACTGAATATTATCATATAGACGTCTTTAGgctaggactcttatcacacatgtgaagtttggagcagatcggacgtagtatgcctgagttacaacagtttcctctttcatggcgaaacatcagactttgtcaggccgccacggacacgcccttcagcgaaaactcaagatctttgatatttatcatcgctaaggtcttaagattagactgacaacatatgatgttgatctggttaaatctccatgaggagttaatcacagtgtaaaacatgtcatttcctgttgcccccaggtggcgctatgactgtaactgaatattgttatgaagatgtcttcaggtcaggactctaataaagcatgtgaagtttggggcagatctgACATTGTATAAtagagttacaacaacttcctttttcatggcgaaaacatcaaattttgtcaggccgccacggacacgcccttcagcgaaaactctaga
The sequence above is drawn from the Megalobrama amblycephala isolate DHTTF-2021 linkage group LG13, ASM1881202v1, whole genome shotgun sequence genome and encodes:
- the ostc gene encoding oligosaccharyltransferase complex subunit ostc, which produces METLFSLPFAVLECPNIKLKKPSWLHMPSAMTVYAVVIVSYFLITGGIIYDVIVEPPSVGSMTDEHGHQRPVAFLAYR